The Hyla sarda isolate aHylSar1 chromosome 10 unlocalized genomic scaffold, aHylSar1.hap1 SUPER_10_unloc_1, whole genome shotgun sequence region TGTGGCTCTCCTTCCAGTTATGATAGGAATATTAGTAGTGGTCTGAAGACCGACAATTTAGGGAACTCAGTGTTCCAGAAGACAAAAGATGATGACAAACAAGCAATGTCCATAGATGATCAAACCTTTCTCCACATCATGGATAAAGAGACTTTCCAAGATAAGAACAACAATTGGGTAGCCCCTTTACCTTTTCGCAAACCAAGGTGTTATTTACCTAGTAACAGAGAGCAAGCCATGAAGCGCTTAAACACACTACGCAAAACTTTGCAAAGAAAGCCTGAAGTGAAAAAAGACTTTACAGAATTTATCAAAAGGATGCTGGACAATAATCATGCTGAATTAGCACCATCACTGGATAAAGGTAAAGAACACTGGTATCTGCCAATGTTTGGCGTTTACCATCCACACAAGCCAGATCAAATAAGAGTTGTGTTCGATTCCAGTGCTCAACAGGAAGGCATTTCACTAAATGATGTACTGCTGAGTGGCCCAGACCTAAATAACACACTTCTGGGTGTCCTCTTACGCTTCAGGAAGGAGCCTATTGCCTTCACAGCTGATGTGCAAcagatgttttattgttttctagtGAGAGGACCATCGAGACTACCTGCGTTTCCTGTGGTACAAGGATAACGACATAGATAAAGAGGTAACAGAGTACAGAATGAGAGTACATGTTTTTGGTAATAGCCCTTCCCCCGCTGTTGCCATATATTGTATGCGGAAAGCTGCCCAGAAAGGTGCAGAACGTTATGGTCAAGATGCCAAGCACTTTGTGATGAGACATTTCTATGTAGATGACGGACTTGCTTCAGCGAACACACCTGAAGGAGCAGTTAACATTCTCAACAAAGCAAAACAAATGCTGGCAGAGTCTAATCTGCGACTACATAAGATTGCCTCTAACAGCAAACAAGTCATGGAAGCTTTCACCGCAGAAGACAGAGCTAAAGACCTCAAAGACCTTTGCCTGGGAACAGACACCCTTCCATTGCAGAAAAGTCTAGGCCTAAGCTGGGATCTAGATAAAGACTGTTTTGTGTTTCAGGTTTCTTCAGCAGAAAAGCCATTCACAAGAAGAGGGATCCTATCCACTGTTAACAGTCTCTACGACCCTCTCGGGTTTGTGGCGCCAGTCACCATAAAAGGTAAGGCCTTAGTTCGTGAACTGTCAAGTGGAGAAAGTGAGTGGGATGCCTTACTTCCACAAGAAAGACTCCATGAGTGGGTCCAATGGACAGAGTCTTTACAAGCCTTACAATGTTTACAAATATCCAGGTGTTATGTACCTCTTTCATTGTCACAGGCCTGCAAAAAAGAACTGTACATCTTTTCAGATGCATCTGTTATAGCAATAGGTGCCGTTGCTTACTTGAAGGTAAGCGATGTAGGAAATATCTGCCATGTTGGATTTGTTATGGGAAAATCCAAGCTAAGTCCTAGGCCAGCACACACAATCCCACGTCTAGAGTTATGTGCAGCTGTACTAGCGGTTGAACTGTATGAGCTAGTGAGAGACTAGATAGACCTagacctagatgctgtgaaattcTTTACAGACAGTAAAACAGTCCTAGGCTATATCTGCAACAGTACAAAGAGATTCTTTTTATATGTTTCTAATCGGGTGAACAGGATCAGACAAACAACACGTCCAGAGCAATGGTTCTATGTGCCCTCAGAACAAAATCCTGCAGATTATGCTACCAGGCCTACACAGATAGACTGCCTTCAGAACTCTATATGGTTCTCAGGTCCACCTTTTCTGTATCAGATGGCTGTAGATACTCCTGACACCAATGTTTACCCTTTAGTGGAGCCCGAAGCTGATCCTGAAATTAGGTCAGAAGTAGTAAGCTTCAGTACTAAAGCCCTTGACGCTAGACTGCAGCCACATCGTTTTGTAAGATTTTCGGACTGGAAGAGACTGAACAGGGTTATAGCGAAGTTAATCCATGTTGCCAAAAGCTTCCAAAGGAAACTTAATGATGATCAATCTGGAAGTTGGAGAGTTTTCCATGAAAGATTGAAGTAAAAGTCACGAAACAAGGGACTGTTAAAGTGTACGCCAGACCAGTTTCTGATGTCATTGTTCTCCTTTGAGTATTTCTATTATGTTATTGGCTCAATACATAACTAAGAGCTTGTCACTGAGAGTTTTCAAATGTGACATTTGCCACGAGCTGAATTCCATTCTGTGGATTACAAATGGGGTAGGAGATAGTTTGGCCTAGTGCGGCTTCTCCTATCTGAAGATGGGTTTATGGACAGAACTATTTCTTCATGTGGATTACCAGCTTGAAGTGCCACAGCCAAGAGACACTGATATTGTGGACTTATGTTATAGTTTGTTACTAGTTCTGGTCAGGAACACAATATCTTATTAATATGTTTTTCCCTGTACATCAGATATGTATAGGTAgtgatataatgtattatatcaggcagggagtgtgctgcctttttaggttaactgcattataatgataggttgtgtagtgtaccactgccatctagtggcagaaGTTAATATCAGCTTTACTTACAAAGATAGTTTATACAGACAGGAAGTGACCTTTGTTCCAGGAAGCTCTTCCACCATCTTGAGGTCATTCTTCCACTGGGCAGGCAGCATGTATCTATCTCTCCCATGAGGTTTGGGACATCATCACCTGTAAGTGCCTTTCTGCTTAGTTATTCGTCATTTATGCTAGGCTAATGATTCCATGTGTACTGATATGttgttattgtattgtattgcagtTTCACAGACTAAAATAAAGTTGGAGTCCTCTGGTGGACAATACAAGCATGGGCTTCTGTTTACTGGAGTCTCTAACAAGTGTTTAGCTGTCCGTTTAGAACCACACATAGTCAGTGTTTTGAGAGCGGAACAGATGTTATGATGACCTAGAAAACAATGGACAAATAAGACTTCAAGCCAAAATTTTCAGAATGTGacagtaaataaaaaagaaaaatagaaaatgacAATACCTTATTATGGAGCCAAAAACTCtcatgaaacaaacaaaaaacaaaaagatacAGCTTCCTCAGGATGAAGAGACATCCCTCATCACACAGGACCCATCTGGCTCATACGTGAACTGCTCAGGATCAGGACTGACGTCCGTCATAATGCAGTCCCCGTCTTTGTCGAAGGTGAACTGTGGATGGTTCTGCTGTTGTTGTCTTCTCgccctcagctgtcttctcttcTTCACCGCTCCGATGTTACGCCTCCCAGACTCCATTCTCACCatcttctctcctcctctatcCCACTAGACTCCATAGTTTTCCTCTTCATAGCGCCGCTATCCAGACTCCTTACACTCAAAATGAGCAACCCACACAGTTTTCAGGCAGTGCGGGCCCTTCATTCCTAGGTCTATAAGGGGCCCCTGATCACTTATAATGGATTATTCTTCCagctgtatgtgctgtgtgtcctgcactgtgcgctggattatgggggagatttatcaaaaactgtgcagacgaatagttgaccagttgcccatagcaaccaatcagatcacttcttttatttatcAGAGGCTTTTgttaaatgaaagaagtgatctgattggttgctatgggcaactgctcctcctttcctctgcactggatttgataaatctcccccattattaccaactaTCATTTAGAGCCTGATGTAAATGATGTACAGCAGCCAAACCTCAGCTTCTTCTGATGCTTTACTTTCATTTGTCAGGATTTGtgagaaaataaataagaaaaaaacttcTTATTacacttacagtaaggacatgctggcagttgtagtcatgcagcctTGTCACCCACCTGCACATCTCCCGCTCGTGCTTCatgactgcaacttccagcatgtcatgCCACGCGGGCGGGAGATGTGCTTGTCTCCCACCTCCTTTGCAGcaggtccttactgtaagggcatgctgggagttgcagttgtggggcaggtgacaagcttatcACACGCCTCCACATCTCCCGCTCGTGCCTcatgactgcaactcccagcatgtccttaatgtaaaagcatgctggaagttgtagtcgtgATACCAAAGGGGAGGGTAGGGTGGCCCATACCTCCCTGGGCCTTGACATGGGCTAAGGACCACCATACCCCTCCCCCaccacccctttaaccctttaacgacgcagggcgtatatttacgtctTGCGCCGGCTCACGCGATATGAAGTGGGGTCGCGctacgaccccgcatcacatcgcgttggtcccggcgctcatcaacggccgggacccgcggcttataccacacatcgcccttacctgcctcctcggtgtccgatcgacgaatgactgctccgtgcctgagatccaggcaggagtagtcaagcgccgataacgctgatcacaggcgtgttaatacacgctagtgatcagcatagaagatcagtgtgtgcagtgttataggtaaaaaaaaagtttaaaaaagtgttaataaaggtcatttaaccccttccagaataaaagtttgaatcaccccccttttcccataaaaaaaaataaaacagtgtaaataaaaataaaaataaacatatgtggtatcaccgcgtgcgtaaatgtacgaactataaaaatatattgttaattaaaccgcttagtcaatggcgtacgcgcaaaaaaattccaaagtccaaaaaagcgtattttggtcactttttatacaattaaaaaatgaataaaaagtgatcaaaaagtctgatcaaaacaaaaatcataccaataaaaacttcagatcacggcgcaaaaaatgagccttcataccgccctgtacgttgaaaaataaaaaaagtcataggggtcagaagatgacatttttaaacgtatacattttcctgcatgtagttatgatttttttccagaagtacgacaaaatcaaacctatataagtaggggatcattttaatcatatggaactacagaataatgataaggtgtcatttttaacgaaatatgcactgcgtagaaacggaagcccccaaaagttacaaaatggcgttttttcttcgattttgtcgcacaattatttttttcttccgtttcgtcgtgaatttttggataaaatgactgatgtcactgcaaagtagaattggtgccgcaaaaaataagccataatatggatttttaggtggaaaattgaaagggttatgatttttaaaaggtaaggaggaaaaaacgaaagtgcaaaaacggaaaaaccctgagtccttaaggggttaaataaaagacaTAACCACTGTTTAGGTAAAAGGCTACGGCTGTTTATTGAGGGTAATCATTAACTTAATAAGTAAaccaataaattaattaataaataaataaccagtTAAAAACCATAATCAAACATATAACTACCAGTGTATACTCACTCAAACCACAGCTGTCCACCCAGAAAACTCTGGGTGACACCCCCACACGCATGCCTGCATGCCTACCCCAAAACCGTGCCCTTCTGAATAATATTTTGAAGTCCCGTGTTAAAAATGTCAACACCAATCATAGACAAATGTACATTGTCCAACCTGCATAAAGCTGGAATAAAACCTTCCAGATCTACATGTCTGTAAGAAAAACCCCCAACTGATTTCATAAACTTCTCCATGCTTCTGTTCAGACGCTTGAGAATTCTATATCTAAATTGCTCCTTTTTCGATGCCCATGAAAGTCTCGGGACTATCTCAGAAAACACCATTTCGGCTGAGGGAAAAGTGTCTTTAATTGCAAatgttggccctcatttacttagaaaatcgggttgt contains the following coding sequences:
- the LOC130298419 gene encoding uncharacterized protein LOC130298419, whose translation is MRVHVFGNSPSPAVAIYCMRKAAQKGAERYGQDAKHFVMRHFYVDDGLASANTPEGAVNILNKAKQMLAESNLRLHKIASNSKQVMEAFTAEDRAKDLKDLCLGTDTLPLQKSLGLSWDLDKDCFVFQVSSAEKPFTRRGILSTVNSLYDPLGFVAPVTIKGKALVRELSSGESEWDALLPQERLHEWVQWTESLQALQCLQISRCYVPLSLSQACKKELYIFSDASVIAIGAVAYLKVSDVGNICHVGFVMGKSKLSPRPAHTIPRLELCAAVLAVELYELVRD